In Moorella sp. Hama-1, a single genomic region encodes these proteins:
- a CDS encoding M20 family metallopeptidase yields MHVVKGKINQAIDAIKSQIIQVAEAIFDHPETGNQEYFAADLLTGILTEKGFRITRPLGQLPTAFRAQMAIAPGPVVGLLAEYDALPGLGHACGHNLIAAASLGAALGLAAVKDELRGSIVVLGTPAEESCGAKVLLVRDGVLDDLDVALMFHPGDANIVEVSSLALEALEFIFEGRAAHAASCPEEGANALEAVIQLFNNINALRPYLKDEASIHGIIVEGGVSPNIIPERAVARFYLRARTREALNRVAQRVEDCATAAALATGTRFWYHNYEPSYEAMLVNRTLAAAWQRNLQELGVTDLAPASRSRGSLDMGNVSRLVPAIHPYLSLNAGRLVPHTRQFARVVRGEAGRQLAVLAARALAWTAADVMLDRELLARIKEEFAGGQVTK; encoded by the coding sequence ATGCACGTCGTTAAAGGAAAAATCAACCAGGCTATTGATGCTATTAAAAGCCAGATTATCCAGGTGGCTGAAGCCATCTTTGATCACCCCGAAACCGGCAACCAGGAGTACTTTGCCGCCGATCTCCTCACCGGGATACTCACAGAGAAGGGTTTTCGCATCACCAGGCCCCTAGGCCAGCTGCCCACAGCCTTCCGGGCCCAAATGGCCATAGCCCCGGGACCGGTGGTGGGCCTGCTGGCCGAGTATGACGCCCTGCCGGGGCTGGGTCACGCCTGCGGCCATAACCTCATCGCCGCTGCCAGCCTGGGCGCGGCCCTGGGCCTGGCGGCGGTAAAGGACGAGCTGCGGGGGAGTATTGTCGTTCTCGGCACGCCGGCGGAGGAGAGCTGTGGCGCCAAGGTGTTACTTGTCCGCGATGGTGTCCTGGACGACCTGGATGTAGCCTTGATGTTTCACCCCGGGGACGCCAATATAGTAGAAGTTTCCTCCCTGGCCCTGGAGGCCCTGGAGTTTATTTTCGAAGGCCGGGCTGCCCATGCTGCCTCCTGCCCGGAAGAGGGGGCCAACGCCCTGGAGGCAGTCATCCAGCTCTTTAACAATATCAATGCCCTGCGGCCCTACTTGAAGGATGAGGCCAGCATCCACGGCATTATTGTCGAGGGCGGCGTCTCGCCTAATATTATTCCCGAACGGGCAGTGGCCCGTTTTTACCTGCGCGCCCGCACCAGGGAGGCTTTAAACCGCGTGGCCCAGCGGGTGGAGGATTGCGCTACAGCGGCAGCCCTGGCTACGGGCACCCGTTTCTGGTACCACAACTACGAACCATCCTATGAAGCCATGCTGGTCAACCGCACCCTGGCGGCCGCCTGGCAGCGCAACCTGCAGGAACTGGGAGTAACCGACCTGGCGCCGGCTTCCCGCAGCCGGGGCTCCCTGGATATGGGCAATGTCAGCCGGTTGGTACCGGCCATCCACCCCTACCTCTCCCTGAATGCCGGCCGGTTGGTGCCCCATACCCGCCAGTTTGCCCGAGTCGTCCGGGGCGAAGCCGGCCGGCAGCTGGCTGTCCTGGCTGCCAGGGCCTTAGCCTGGACGGCGGCCGACGTCATGCTCGACCGGGAGCTGCTGGCCAGGATTAAAGAGGAGTTTGCCGGCGGGCAGGTAACTAAGTAA
- a CDS encoding aminopeptidase, giving the protein MPDLTQSCRLALAECLAVKAGEQVLIVTDTELQPLGEAFFQAARELGAEVVYITILPRTNHGQEPPAMVAAAMLKSQVVVLVTAKSLSHTRARRAANDTGARIASLPGATADMLVRTLAVDYQAMTVDCERYAAILTRGKEVHLTTPAGTDLTFSIAGRQGQPDTGLYRQPGDFGNLPAGEAYIAPVEGTARGTLVIDGALAGFGSLKEPLRLQVEHGRVVAVAGGETATALKEMLDRYGEASRNIAELGIGLNPLAKLTGNVLEDEKVKGTVHIALGDNSTFGGQVEAPSHLDGILLRPSLSVDGQQVL; this is encoded by the coding sequence ATGCCCGATCTCACCCAATCCTGCCGCCTGGCCCTGGCCGAGTGCCTGGCCGTCAAGGCGGGGGAGCAGGTTCTTATAGTTACTGATACCGAACTACAGCCCCTGGGCGAGGCCTTCTTCCAGGCTGCCCGGGAACTCGGAGCCGAGGTGGTTTACATAACAATTTTGCCCCGGACCAACCACGGCCAGGAGCCGCCGGCCATGGTGGCGGCGGCTATGCTCAAGAGCCAGGTAGTCGTCCTGGTAACCGCCAAATCCCTCTCCCACACCCGGGCGCGGCGGGCGGCCAACGACACCGGCGCCCGCATCGCTTCCCTCCCCGGGGCTACGGCCGACATGCTGGTACGCACCCTGGCCGTCGACTACCAGGCCATGACTGTTGATTGCGAACGCTACGCTGCCATTCTTACCCGGGGCAAAGAGGTACATCTGACGACCCCGGCGGGTACGGATTTAACCTTCAGCATTGCCGGGCGGCAGGGCCAACCTGACACGGGACTCTATCGCCAACCGGGTGACTTTGGCAACCTCCCGGCCGGCGAGGCCTATATTGCCCCGGTGGAGGGTACCGCCCGGGGCACCCTGGTCATTGACGGTGCCCTGGCCGGCTTTGGTTCTCTCAAAGAACCTCTACGGCTCCAGGTAGAGCATGGCCGGGTCGTGGCGGTTGCCGGCGGGGAGACGGCCACGGCCCTGAAGGAGATGCTGGACCGTTACGGTGAGGCGAGCCGTAACATCGCCGAGCTGGGTATCGGTCTGAACCCCCTGGCCAAACTGACGGGCAATGTCCTGGAGGATGAAAAGGTCAAGGGCACGGTCCACATCGCCCTGGGGGATAACAGCACCTTCGGCGGTCAAGTGGAGGCCCCCAGCCACCTGGACGGCATTCTCCTGCGGCCGAGCCTCAGCGTTGACGGGCAACAGGTGCTGTAG